DNA from Streptomyces luteogriseus:
GGACCTCGGCACCTTCCTCGCCGGGCTCTCCGACCTCGCCAAGGGCGGCGACGTCAAGACCGACCTGCTGCCCGTCCAGAACGACGGCACGCTCAGCGCCCAGGCGAGCGCGCGGGTCGTCAAGAACGTCCTCGGCGGCACCGCCAAGAGCCCCGACAAGGACGCCGCCGTCAGCGTCTCGGTGCAGAACGCCACGGGCGTCAAGGACAACACCGAGAAGGCCCGGGTCGTACTCCTCAACGGCGGCTTCACCTTCCTGGAGAGCGGCACCGGCACCGCCCGGACGACGTCGGAGGTCGTCTACGCCGACGCCGCCGGCAAGGCGAACGCCGCCGAGGTCGCCAAGACCCTCGGCCTGCCCGCGGGGTCCGTCACGAAGGGCAAGACCTCGGGGAACGCCGACGTCTCCGTGGTCCTCGGGCAGGACTACAAGCCGTCGGCCGGCTAGCCGGCGAAAGGCCGCTCCCTACGTGATCCCCGTCATCGCGTGGGGAGCGGGCGGCGGTCCGTGAGACCCTTGGTGGCAAGTGCCCGCCGACCGAAAGCCTTGTAGTGACCGTGACCGACCGCTCTCACGAGCTGATCAACACCGCCGCCCAGGCGGCCGCCGACAAGCTGGCCCACGACATCGTCGCCTATGACGTCAGTGACGTGCTGTCCATCACGGACGCCTTCCTGCTGGCCTCGGCGCCCAACGACCGCCAGGTCAAGGCGATCGTCGACGAGATCGAAGAGCGCCTCTCGAAGGAGCTCGGCGCCAAGCCGGTGCGCCGCGAGGGCGACCGCGAGGCCCGCTGGGTCCTGCTCGACTACGTCGACATCGTCGTCCACGTCCAGCACAGCGAGGAGCGCGTCTTCTACGCCCTGGAGCGGCTGTGGAAGGACTGCCCCGAGGTCGAGCTGCCCGAGGAGGCCAAGGCCACCCGCGGGAAGGCCGAGGAGCACGCCAAGCTGCGGGCGGCCGAGGAGGCGGCGGAACTGGACGGTGACTGGCGGTGACCTCCTTCAGTGAGGCGTCCGCCGGGAAGGGCCGCGGCCGTCGCGTCATCCTGTGGCGGCACGGCCAGACCTCGTGGAACGTGGAGCGCCGTTTCCAGGGCAGCACGGACGTCGAGCTGACCGAGACCGGTATCGCCCAGGCCCGCCGCGCCGCCCGGCTGCTCGCTTCCCTGAGGCCGGACGCCATGGTCGCCTCCGACCTGCGGCGCGCAGCGGCCACGGCCGCCGAGCTCGCCACGCTCACGGGCCTCGACGTCACCCACGACGAGGGGCTGCGGGAGACCTACGCGGGCGTCTGGCAGGGCCTGACGCACGACGAGATCATCGCCCGGTACGGCGAGGAGTACGCCGCGTGGAAGCGCGGTGAGCCCGTCCGCCGCGGCGGTGGCGAACTGGAGACCGAGGTCGCCGACCGCGCCGCCCCCGTGGTGCTGCGGCATGCCGAGAAGCTCCCCGACGACGGCACGCTCGTCGTGGTCAGCCACGGCGGCACGATCCGCACCACCATCGGCCGCCTGCTGGGGCTCGATCCCCACCACTGGGAGAGCCTCGGCGGACTCTCCAACTGCTGCTGGTCCGTGCTCGGCGAAGGCGCCCGCGGCTGGCGTCTGCTGGAGCACAACGCCGGCACCCTGCCGGAGCCGGTGCTCGGCGACGACGACTGACCCCGGATTTCACTTTCCGGCAGGTCGCAGGCTAAAGTTCTTCTTGTTCGCCCCGCCAGGCGGGGAGAGCGCAAGGGGCTATAGCTCAGTTGGTAGAGCGCCTGCATGGCATGCAGGAGGTCAGGAGTTCAATTCTCCTTAGCTCCACGTCAAGATCCCGTTCCCACTCAGGGGGCGGGATTTTTCGTGCTCCGGCTTGAGTCACTCGGGCTCGCTGAGGCGTATACCTCTACGGCCCCGCCGGGTGCCGTGTCCGGACTGGTACTGAGGCGTCGCTGACCGTATTGGTCCGGCCGTGGCAGAATCAAACGGCCGGAAGGGGGCGCGGCCCGACGGGAGGAGTAGCGATGCCTGCGAGCATCCTCGAGGAGGTCGACCACCTCCTCGAAGCAGCGTTCACACGGGACATGTCCACCCGCCTCAGCTGCCCTTCCTGCGGTTCCGCGCACGTGGCCCAGATGCTCGGCGACAACGGCGGGATTTCCTACGTGTGCACGGCCTGCGGCCACAGCTGGAGCTGATCGATGGGTGCACACAGGCGGAAGTGCGACTGGTGCGGCAGCGGGACTCCGATCGTCCGCGACATGGAGCCGATCAATCCCGACTACCAGTACTGGTGCGAGGAATGCGCGCGGGCGCTGATCATAAAAGGCGACCCGATCGAGACGTACCGCGAGTTGGAGGGCGAGCCGATCTACGGCCGGCTCCTGGAGGAGCACTGCACGCTCAAGCGGTTCTATTCGTTCGTCACGGCATAACGGGCATTTCGGTCAAAGCGAAACCGATTTGGTGTTGGGCCTGATGGGCCAGTAATGTTGGCGTCGCCGCCGGGGAAACCCGGGGGAGCACCGGCAAGGGGCTATAGCTCAGTTGGTAGAGCGCCTGCATGGCATGCAGGAGGTCAGGAGTTCAATTCTCCTTAGCTCCACAGCAGATGAGAAGGCGGGCCATCCGATTCGGATGGCCCGCCTTCTTCGTGTGCGCGTCCTTCGTGCCCGGAGCCCGGGAGTGCTCACGGCGGGCCCACAGGGGCCCGCCGTGTCGGTGCTCAGCGGCCGAGAGCGCGGCGGCCGCGGCCCTGGGAGAGGACCGGGAGGTTGCGGGACGGCGCTCCCGGCGCGCTCGCCTCCTCGAGGCGCAGCGCCAGGGCCGGGCACCGGCGCACCGCGCGTAGAGCCTTGGCCTCGGCGTAGCGCGGTACCTGCGCCTGCGCCACGGTCGGGAAGCCGTCGGCGCCGAGCTGGAACACCTCGGGGAGGATGTCCGCGCACAGCCCATGGCCCCGGCACAGCGTCCAGTCCACGTAGATCTTCTGGCGGCTGGGGCCGTTCTCCTCCGACTCTCCGCCGCCCGGGATGCCCGTGGGGGCCCTGCCGCCCTCGAAGAGCGGCAGAACGCCCTCCACGGGCCGTCCGCAGCCGTTGCCGAGGACATGGGCGGCCAGGTCGTCGGTGAAAGCCTTGATGGTCGACTCGATGAACATCGCGGAGCCGTCCGGGTGCGAGCACGCACCGCGCCGCTTCACGTTCTTGGCGACCTGTTTGAGGGCCTCCAGGGCGGCCGGTCCGCCGCCGTTGAGGATGTCCTCCAGACCGCGTGCGGCGGCCGGCAGGCCGAGGTAGCAGGGGCCGCACTGGCCCGCGCTCTCCTCGGCCAGCCACTGCGCCACCCGCAGCGACTCGCCCAGTGGGCAGGTGTCCTGAGTGATCGGCAGAATCGCGCCGGCGCCCAGTGCGCCGCCCACCGCGTCCAGGGAGTTGCGGGAGACGACTGCCTCGTTGACCGTCGCGGCGTCGATCCACTTGCCGTGGTAGCCGCCGGTGAGCACGCCCTGCGGCACCGGCGGGGCGCCGGCGAGCTGCAGGACGTACCGGAGCGGCACGCCCGTCGGGACCTCGATCACCATGGGGCGGGCGACCGCGCCGGAGACCGTGAGCATGACGGTGCCCGGCTCGTCGTACAGGCCGGTGTTGCCGTAGCGCTCCGGGCCGATGCGGGCGGCGATCGCGAGCTGGGCGAAGGTCTCGGCGTTGGACAGCAGGGTGGGTGCCCCGCCGACGCCGTTCTGCGAGGCGCTGACCTTGCGGCCGGGCGGGACGGCCGGGCCGCCGTCGATCGAGCGGATCAGCGACGCGGCGGCGCCGGTGACCATGCGGACCGGGTTGCGCTGGACGCGCGCGCGCAGCGCCGACCGGCGGCCGTTGTTGAGGCCGCGTTCGGCGAGCGCGGCCTCCATGGAGCGCTGGGTCGACTCACGGGTGACCCCCACCACGAGCGTGCGGGCACCCAGGGCCTCGGCGCACAGCAGCGCGCCGTCCAGGATCAGATGCGGGGCACGGTTGATCAGCACCGTGTCCTTGCGGCAGGCCGGCTCGTCCTCGCTGCCGTTCACGACGACGACCGGCCGGACGCCGCGCTTGATCGCCGCGTCGGCGACCGAGCGCAGCTTCTTGTGGAAGGGGAAGCCCGCGCCGCCGCGGCCCTTCAGGTTGATGCGTTCGGCGAGCTGCGCGAGCTGCTCGCCGCCCATCGGTTCGAGCGGCCCGTGCACCTTGAGGTGCATGGGCAGATCGAGCCGATCGACAAGGTCGAAGCCTGACGTGAGCTGGGGAAGACCGACCACGCGGACTTCGGGTACGTCGGGCAGGGCCTCGTTCACTTAAAGCCTCCGGAAGGCGTGTTCCAAGGTTCGCCCGATCCCGGTGCGTCGAAGTCATAGGACGCACCGGGGTTTGGTTCATTGGCGGGACCGCTGTTGTACGTGTCGTTCGGGTAGTACGTGTCGTAGACGGCATTCGTCTCACCCGTGTCGTACACGTCACTCGATCCATAGCCGGCGGCGCCTGGATTGCCATAGGCCGGGATGCTTTGTCCGGTGTCCTGCAGGGGGTCGTAGGGCGGGATGTTGAAGC
Protein-coding regions in this window:
- a CDS encoding NADH-quinone oxidoreductase subunit NuoF family protein; translation: MNEALPDVPEVRVVGLPQLTSGFDLVDRLDLPMHLKVHGPLEPMGGEQLAQLAERINLKGRGGAGFPFHKKLRSVADAAIKRGVRPVVVVNGSEDEPACRKDTVLINRAPHLILDGALLCAEALGARTLVVGVTRESTQRSMEAALAERGLNNGRRSALRARVQRNPVRMVTGAAASLIRSIDGGPAVPPGRKVSASQNGVGGAPTLLSNAETFAQLAIAARIGPERYGNTGLYDEPGTVMLTVSGAVARPMVIEVPTGVPLRYVLQLAGAPPVPQGVLTGGYHGKWIDAATVNEAVVSRNSLDAVGGALGAGAILPITQDTCPLGESLRVAQWLAEESAGQCGPCYLGLPAAARGLEDILNGGGPAALEALKQVAKNVKRRGACSHPDGSAMFIESTIKAFTDDLAAHVLGNGCGRPVEGVLPLFEGGRAPTGIPGGGESEENGPSRQKIYVDWTLCRGHGLCADILPEVFQLGADGFPTVAQAQVPRYAEAKALRAVRRCPALALRLEEASAPGAPSRNLPVLSQGRGRRALGR
- a CDS encoding histidine phosphatase family protein; the protein is MAVTSFSEASAGKGRGRRVILWRHGQTSWNVERRFQGSTDVELTETGIAQARRAARLLASLRPDAMVASDLRRAAATAAELATLTGLDVTHDEGLRETYAGVWQGLTHDEIIARYGEEYAAWKRGEPVRRGGGELETEVADRAAPVVLRHAEKLPDDGTLVVVSHGGTIRTTIGRLLGLDPHHWESLGGLSNCCWSVLGEGARGWRLLEHNAGTLPEPVLGDDD
- the rsfS gene encoding ribosome silencing factor; translated protein: MTVTDRSHELINTAAQAAADKLAHDIVAYDVSDVLSITDAFLLASAPNDRQVKAIVDEIEERLSKELGAKPVRREGDREARWVLLDYVDIVVHVQHSEERVFYALERLWKDCPEVELPEEAKATRGKAEEHAKLRAAEEAAELDGDWR